The following coding sequences are from one Novosphingobium sp. Gsoil 351 window:
- a CDS encoding LLM class flavin-dependent oxidoreductase produces MTRFSVLDLVPVVEGGSIGQALASAVTLAQAAERLGYHRYWVAEHHGMAGIASAATAVTLAHIGQATSTIRIGSGGIMLPNHSPFVIAEQFGTLDALFPGRIDLGLGRAPGADGRIAQMLRKDLMRAAEAFPSDVVELQALFAGDSRLPLQATPGQGAAVDIWILGSSLFGAQLAAMLGLPFAFASHFAPAALDQALGLYRREFRPSQRLERPYVAAAINVIAAPTDAEAVLLGSSMDQSFVALRTGTPGKLKPPVEGYRQSLPPSALAMLEGFREASAVGSADTVRTRVAAFIERTAADELIFAGSTHDPAARVRSLELAMSAVEGL; encoded by the coding sequence ATGACCCGCTTCTCGGTGCTCGATCTGGTTCCGGTGGTAGAAGGCGGCAGCATCGGCCAGGCGCTCGCCAGCGCCGTCACTCTGGCTCAGGCGGCCGAGCGGCTGGGCTATCATCGCTATTGGGTCGCCGAGCACCATGGCATGGCCGGCATCGCCAGCGCCGCCACCGCGGTGACCCTTGCCCACATCGGCCAGGCGACATCGACCATCCGGATCGGTTCGGGCGGTATCATGCTGCCCAACCATTCGCCGTTCGTTATTGCCGAGCAATTCGGCACGCTCGACGCGTTGTTTCCCGGCCGCATCGACCTGGGCCTGGGCCGCGCGCCCGGCGCCGACGGACGGATCGCGCAGATGCTGCGCAAGGACCTGATGCGCGCCGCCGAGGCGTTCCCGAGCGACGTGGTCGAGCTGCAGGCGCTGTTCGCGGGCGACTCGCGGCTGCCGCTGCAGGCGACGCCGGGTCAGGGTGCGGCGGTCGACATCTGGATCCTGGGATCGAGTTTGTTCGGGGCGCAGTTGGCGGCGATGCTGGGACTGCCATTCGCGTTCGCCTCGCACTTCGCCCCGGCCGCGCTTGACCAGGCGCTTGGCCTGTACCGGCGCGAATTCAGACCGTCACAGCGGCTCGAAAGGCCGTACGTCGCCGCCGCGATCAATGTGATTGCCGCTCCCACCGATGCCGAAGCAGTGCTGCTCGGCTCCTCGATGGACCAGTCGTTCGTCGCCCTGCGGACCGGCACCCCGGGCAAACTCAAGCCCCCGGTCGAAGGCTATCGCCAATCTCTGCCCCCTAGCGCGCTGGCGATGCTTGAAGGTTTCCGCGAAGCCAGCGCGGTCGGCTCGGCCGATACCGTCCGCACCCGGGTTGCCGCGTTCATCGAGCGCACCGCCGCCGACGAACTGATCTTCGCCGGATCGACCCACGATCCCGCCGCGCGGGTCCGCTCGCTGGAACTGGCGATGAGCGCGGTTGAGGGCCTCTAA
- a CDS encoding NAD-glutamate dehydrogenase domain-containing protein, translated as MVPALAARFAESLLPGEAEGMDSERLTEAASFTLTAMATRAPGEPGIALESIGGSAGERFLRLAVINDDMPFLVDSVAAAVAEQGLTIERLVHPVIAVRRDGKGRLVELAGEHGDGECRESVIYLETERGDARQRRLLAATLVTVLGDVHAAVDDWSQLQQALIADAERIADPEGAALLRWLNDGMLTQLGHVLRKRDGSQSGLLGICRKSARGLLAAPSFERAFRWFDGQRKGQGQAPLIIKANRVSNVHRRAPLDLFIVPVIEDGSVVALSVHAGVWTSAALAAPPDRIPRMRSQLAQLMDRFGFDPAGHAGKSLVHALTALPHDLLIGFAEPDLARIATAMMSLVDRPRPKLALVKAPLARHLFAFVWLPRDVLSTTLRLEIQTMLEAAAKAEVLDWSLQVEGSSLALLRFVIDIRETGRTPDEAALDAELQAMVRGWPQAVEAELAQGDDPARAAALATRFAEAFPSAYRTFYGAGEAAADIRVLRALGGSEAATRRAARLYRLPGTNTGLRLKLYQREGTLPLSDAVPVLENFGFRVMEEVPTLLDAGRIATIHDFLLSLPAGQAEDAVLARAGAIETAIAEVLNGEAEDDPFNRLIVTTALDANHANWLRAWFRYLRQGGMGFGIATVVDALRNAPQATRALLALFAARHDPAFGGDRARAAAAADRAFRDSLGEVAAINDDRLLRLYRALIESILRTNAFAPSGQEALAFKLDPALVPNLPKPLPWREIFVYSSRLEGIHLRAGPIARGGLRWSDRRDDFRTEILGLMKAQRVKNAVIVPTGAKGGFYPKRLPDPAIDREGWLAEGKASYQVFIRTLLSITDNIVNGKVVHPARVVIHDGEDPYFVVAADKGTATFSDVANAIADEADFWLDDAFASGGSNGYDHKAMGITARGAWISVQRHFLEMGVDVQRDPVTVAGVGDMSGDVFGNGMLLSKSIRLVAAFDHRHIFLDPHPDAAKSWQERARMFALPRSSWADYNTKLISKGGGVFARSLKEIPLSPQVRELLGIENPTIDPDGLMHAILSAQVDLLWFGGIGTYVRASGESNAAVGDPANDAIRLAASELHAKIIGEGANLGITQSGRIEFALAGGRINTDFIDNSAGVDCSDNEVNIKIALASARRAKRITLPARNALLESMTGQVAGIVLEDNRLQALALSIAQTGGAAGTPAFARLIEQLEDRGQLDRRTEGLPESDALARRAADGAGLTRPELAVLLSSAKLVLQQAIEQSALPDDPGLADELLSAFPAPMRRRFRSDILGHRLRREIIATRIANRIVNRIGVIHPFELIEEEGTTLAHIATCFVASERLFAMADIWAALERAAMPEAARLLLFRRCSTALRTQIADLVRVSSARTAASKLIAELAPGVAKLSAQTSRLLNAEGRSQAGRMLEAFAAAGAPPAEAAMVAKLYDMDGAVGLARLARDSKIDPLTLTGAFTDLGARLGLDWAQMTAARMSPSDPWERLLVAGLARDFQQVRLDFLRRRARAKAPGECVANWAEEEAGAVRAFRAVVGRAQSAAPVAPAMLAQIASQARNLLGR; from the coding sequence ATGGTCCCGGCGCTCGCCGCGCGCTTCGCAGAATCGCTGCTGCCCGGCGAGGCCGAGGGGATGGATTCCGAGCGGCTGACCGAGGCGGCCTCGTTCACATTGACCGCAATGGCGACCCGCGCGCCGGGAGAGCCGGGCATCGCGCTGGAAAGCATCGGCGGCAGCGCCGGCGAGCGGTTCCTGCGGCTGGCGGTCATCAACGATGACATGCCGTTCCTGGTCGATTCGGTCGCCGCCGCGGTCGCCGAACAGGGGCTGACGATCGAGCGTCTGGTCCACCCGGTGATCGCGGTGCGGCGCGACGGCAAGGGCCGCCTGGTCGAACTGGCCGGCGAACACGGCGACGGCGAGTGTCGCGAATCGGTGATCTACCTCGAGACCGAGCGCGGCGACGCCCGCCAGCGCCGCCTGCTCGCGGCTACGCTGGTGACGGTGCTGGGGGATGTCCACGCTGCGGTAGATGATTGGTCCCAGCTCCAGCAGGCCCTGATCGCGGACGCCGAGCGGATCGCCGACCCTGAGGGCGCGGCGCTGTTGCGCTGGCTCAACGACGGGATGTTGACCCAGCTCGGGCATGTCCTGCGCAAGCGCGACGGTAGTCAGTCGGGCCTGCTCGGCATCTGCCGCAAGAGCGCCCGCGGGCTGCTCGCCGCGCCTTCGTTCGAGCGCGCGTTCCGGTGGTTCGACGGCCAGCGCAAAGGCCAGGGACAGGCTCCGCTGATCATCAAGGCCAACCGCGTCTCCAATGTCCATCGCCGCGCGCCGCTGGATCTGTTCATCGTGCCGGTGATCGAGGACGGCAGCGTCGTCGCGCTGTCGGTCCACGCCGGGGTGTGGACCAGCGCCGCGCTGGCCGCGCCGCCCGACCGTATCCCGCGGATGCGCAGCCAGTTGGCCCAGTTGATGGACCGCTTCGGGTTCGATCCGGCGGGGCACGCGGGCAAGAGCCTGGTCCACGCGCTGACCGCGCTGCCGCACGACCTGCTGATCGGCTTCGCCGAACCCGATCTGGCGCGGATTGCGACCGCGATGATGAGCCTGGTCGATCGCCCGCGCCCCAAGCTGGCGCTGGTCAAGGCTCCCCTCGCCCGGCATCTGTTCGCCTTCGTGTGGCTGCCGCGCGACGTCCTCTCGACCACGTTGCGGCTCGAGATCCAGACCATGCTCGAGGCCGCGGCCAAGGCCGAGGTGCTCGACTGGAGCCTGCAGGTCGAAGGCAGCAGCCTGGCGCTGCTGCGCTTCGTGATCGACATCCGCGAGACCGGGCGGACCCCTGACGAGGCGGCGCTCGACGCCGAGCTCCAGGCAATGGTCCGAGGCTGGCCGCAGGCGGTCGAGGCCGAGTTGGCGCAAGGCGACGATCCCGCGCGTGCCGCCGCGCTGGCGACGCGCTTTGCCGAGGCATTTCCCTCGGCCTACCGCACATTCTACGGCGCGGGCGAAGCTGCCGCCGACATCCGCGTGTTGCGGGCGCTGGGCGGCAGCGAAGCCGCCACCCGCCGCGCCGCGCGGCTCTATCGCCTGCCCGGCACCAACACCGGTCTGCGCCTCAAGCTCTACCAGCGCGAGGGCACGCTGCCGCTGTCCGACGCGGTGCCGGTGCTCGAGAACTTCGGCTTCCGGGTGATGGAGGAAGTGCCCACCTTGCTCGACGCCGGGCGCATCGCGACGATCCACGACTTTCTTCTGTCCCTGCCTGCGGGGCAGGCCGAGGACGCTGTGCTGGCGCGCGCCGGAGCGATCGAGACTGCGATCGCCGAAGTGCTCAACGGTGAGGCCGAGGACGATCCGTTCAACCGCCTGATCGTCACCACCGCGCTCGACGCGAACCACGCCAACTGGCTGCGCGCGTGGTTCCGCTATCTTCGCCAGGGCGGAATGGGCTTCGGCATTGCGACCGTGGTGGACGCGCTGCGCAACGCCCCGCAGGCGACGCGCGCGCTGCTTGCGCTGTTCGCCGCACGTCACGATCCCGCGTTCGGCGGAGATCGCGCCCGCGCGGCGGCTGCTGCCGACCGCGCGTTCCGCGATTCGCTAGGCGAAGTCGCAGCGATCAACGACGACCGCTTGCTGCGGCTGTATCGCGCACTGATCGAGTCGATCCTGCGGACCAATGCGTTCGCCCCCTCGGGGCAGGAGGCGTTGGCGTTCAAGCTCGATCCCGCGCTCGTTCCCAACCTGCCCAAGCCGCTGCCGTGGCGCGAGATCTTCGTCTATTCGAGCCGCCTCGAAGGCATTCACCTGCGCGCGGGGCCGATCGCCCGCGGCGGCTTGCGCTGGTCCGACCGGCGCGACGATTTCCGCACCGAAATCCTCGGGCTGATGAAGGCGCAGCGGGTCAAGAACGCGGTCATCGTGCCGACCGGGGCGAAAGGCGGATTTTATCCCAAGCGCCTGCCCGATCCCGCCATCGACCGCGAAGGCTGGTTGGCCGAGGGCAAGGCCAGCTACCAGGTATTCATCCGCACGCTGCTGTCGATCACCGACAACATCGTCAACGGCAAGGTCGTTCATCCCGCACGGGTCGTGATCCATGATGGAGAGGACCCGTACTTCGTGGTCGCCGCGGACAAGGGCACCGCGACCTTTTCCGATGTCGCCAACGCAATCGCCGATGAAGCCGACTTCTGGCTCGACGACGCCTTCGCGAGCGGCGGTTCCAATGGCTACGACCACAAGGCCATGGGGATCACCGCCAGGGGCGCGTGGATTTCGGTCCAGCGCCATTTCCTCGAAATGGGCGTGGACGTTCAACGCGATCCGGTCACCGTCGCGGGCGTCGGCGACATGTCGGGGGACGTTTTCGGCAACGGCATGCTGTTGTCCAAATCGATCCGCCTCGTCGCCGCGTTCGACCACCGCCACATCTTCCTCGATCCCCATCCCGATGCGGCGAAGAGCTGGCAGGAACGCGCGAGAATGTTCGCGCTGCCCCGCTCTAGCTGGGCGGATTACAACACCAAACTGATCTCCAAGGGCGGCGGGGTTTTCGCGCGCAGCCTCAAGGAGATCCCGCTCTCGCCCCAAGTCCGCGAGCTGCTGGGGATCGAGAATCCGACGATCGACCCAGACGGGCTGATGCATGCGATCCTGTCGGCGCAAGTCGATCTGCTGTGGTTCGGCGGGATCGGCACTTATGTCCGCGCCTCTGGCGAGAGCAACGCCGCGGTCGGCGATCCGGCCAACGACGCGATTCGGCTGGCCGCCTCCGAACTGCACGCCAAGATCATCGGCGAAGGCGCCAACCTTGGGATCACGCAGTCCGGGCGGATCGAGTTCGCGCTCGCCGGTGGCCGGATCAATACCGACTTCATCGACAATTCGGCCGGGGTCGATTGCTCGGACAACGAGGTCAACATCAAGATCGCGTTGGCTTCTGCAAGGCGGGCGAAGCGGATCACGCTGCCCGCGCGCAACGCGCTGCTTGAAAGCATGACCGGCCAAGTCGCTGGAATCGTGCTCGAAGACAACCGGCTCCAGGCGCTGGCGCTGTCGATCGCGCAAACCGGCGGGGCGGCGGGGACGCCGGCGTTCGCTCGCCTGATCGAACAGCTCGAGGACCGCGGCCAGCTCGATCGGCGGACCGAGGGCCTGCCGGAGAGCGACGCCCTTGCCCGCCGCGCCGCGGACGGCGCGGGGCTGACCCGGCCCGAGCTGGCGGTGCTGCTGTCGAGCGCCAAGCTGGTGCTCCAGCAGGCGATCGAGCAAAGCGCGCTGCCCGACGATCCGGGTCTGGCCGACGAACTGCTGAGCGCCTTCCCCGCACCGATGCGGCGACGCTTCCGCAGCGACATCCTGGGTCATCGCCTGCGCCGCGAAATCATCGCCACGCGCATCGCAAATCGCATCGTCAACCGCATCGGGGTGATTCATCCGTTCGAGCTGATCGAAGAGGAAGGCACGACGCTTGCGCATATCGCGACGTGCTTCGTCGCCTCCGAACGGCTGTTCGCGATGGCCGACATCTGGGCAGCGCTCGAGCGCGCGGCGATGCCCGAGGCCGCGCGCCTGCTGCTTTTCCGCCGCTGCTCGACCGCGCTGCGCACCCAGATCGCCGATCTCGTGCGGGTCAGTTCGGCGCGCACCGCGGCGTCGAAGCTGATCGCCGAACTCGCACCGGGCGTCGCCAAGCTGTCGGCGCAGACCTCGCGCCTGCTCAACGCCGAAGGGCGCAGCCAGGCGGGTCGGATGCTCGAAGCGTTCGCCGCCGCGGGCGCGCCCCCGGCCGAGGCGGCGATGGTCGCCAAGCTCTACGACATGGACGGCGCTGTCGGCCTCGCCCGGCTGGCGCGCGACAGCAAGATCGATCCGCTGACCCTGACCGGCGCGTTCACCGATCTGGGCGCGCGGCTGGGGCTCGACTGGGCGCAGATGACCGCCGCCCGGATGAGTCCGTCGGATCCGTGGGAGCGGCTGCTGGTCGCAGGCCTGGCGCGCGATTTCCAGCAGGTCCGGCTCGACTTCCTGCGCCGTCGCGCCCGCGCCAAGGCGCCCGGCGAATGCGTAGCGAACTGGGCGGAGGAGGAAGCCGGTGCGGTCCGCGCGTTTCGGGCCGTGGTCGGGCGCGCCCAGTCCGCCGCTCCGGTCGCGCCCGCGATGCTCGCCCAGATCGCCAGCCAGGCGAGAAATCTGTTGGGGCGGTAG
- a CDS encoding alpha/beta fold hydrolase, translated as MEEPAFHTMSDGRRIAHRFTAGRGPTLVFLPGYKSDMSGGKATALYAWAKEHHQGCLLLDYSGCGASSGDFADGTLSRWTEDVVALVEAKRAEGYGGPVILVGSSLGGWLMLLVALRLGERVAGLIGIAAAPDFTEWGYDGAQKAALARGETVFETNPYGSEPTPTHPGFWVDGQRQRVLDGRIMIDCPVRLIHGQADADVPFEVSLRLADTLHSADVQVTLIKDGDHRLSREADIALLLRTVAALADELS; from the coding sequence ATGGAAGAACCCGCGTTCCACACCATGTCGGACGGTCGCCGGATAGCCCACCGCTTCACCGCGGGGCGTGGGCCGACCCTGGTGTTCCTGCCCGGCTACAAGTCCGACATGAGCGGCGGCAAGGCGACCGCGCTGTACGCGTGGGCGAAGGAGCACCACCAAGGCTGCCTGCTGCTCGACTATTCGGGCTGCGGGGCCAGTTCGGGGGACTTCGCCGATGGTACGCTTTCGCGCTGGACCGAAGATGTCGTGGCGCTAGTCGAGGCGAAGCGTGCCGAAGGATATGGGGGTCCGGTGATCCTGGTCGGCTCGTCGCTGGGCGGGTGGCTAATGCTGCTGGTGGCGCTGCGGCTGGGCGAGCGCGTCGCCGGGCTCATCGGCATCGCCGCAGCGCCCGATTTCACCGAATGGGGCTACGACGGAGCCCAAAAAGCGGCGCTGGCGCGGGGCGAGACGGTGTTCGAGACCAATCCCTATGGTTCCGAGCCGACCCCGACACACCCCGGCTTCTGGGTGGACGGGCAGCGGCAGCGGGTGCTTGACGGCAGGATCATGATTGATTGCCCGGTGCGGCTGATCCACGGTCAGGCCGACGCGGACGTACCGTTCGAAGTTTCGCTCCGTCTGGCCGACACCCTCCATTCCGCCGACGTTCAGGTAACGCTGATCAAGGACGGCGACCACCGCCTGTCGCGCGAGGCCGATATCGCGCTGCTGCTGCGCACCGTCGCTGCGCTGGCGGATGAACTCTCATGA
- a CDS encoding tetratricopeptide repeat protein: MTEAPVAVAAPARSPAAPTVEDDRLQLCIERAGQDPATALAEASAWVAAAKGANRSKPLECLGQIYTVLLRWDAAESAFAEAAGVTPSSDDARRSALFAQAGNAALAGGHADRALSHLDAALGVPGIGPLARGQAEIDRARALVALGRLDDAVAAFASAQRDTPDDPDAWLLGATLARRRGDYAAAQRQIEVAGKLAATDPEVGLEAGVIAMLDGREPAARKAWQSVALVAPGTKAAETAKGYLAQLGDAPAPTNPPTSPRPVEGR, encoded by the coding sequence GTGACCGAAGCGCCGGTTGCGGTGGCCGCCCCGGCCCGGTCGCCCGCCGCCCCCACCGTCGAGGACGATCGCCTGCAGTTGTGCATCGAGCGCGCGGGCCAGGACCCGGCGACCGCTCTCGCCGAGGCTTCCGCCTGGGTCGCGGCCGCCAAGGGCGCGAACCGCTCCAAGCCGCTCGAATGCCTCGGCCAGATCTACACCGTGCTGCTGCGCTGGGATGCCGCCGAGAGCGCATTCGCCGAGGCGGCAGGAGTAACCCCGAGCAGCGACGATGCGCGCCGCTCAGCGCTGTTCGCTCAGGCGGGGAACGCGGCACTTGCCGGGGGCCATGCCGACCGCGCGCTGAGCCACCTCGACGCCGCGCTCGGCGTTCCCGGGATCGGACCGCTCGCACGCGGCCAGGCCGAAATCGACCGCGCCCGCGCGCTGGTCGCGCTCGGCCGGCTCGACGATGCGGTCGCGGCGTTCGCCTCGGCCCAGCGCGACACCCCCGACGATCCCGACGCCTGGCTACTCGGCGCGACCCTCGCCCGGCGGCGTGGCGACTATGCCGCTGCCCAACGCCAGATCGAGGTCGCCGGCAAGCTCGCCGCGACCGATCCCGAAGTCGGGCTCGAGGCGGGGGTCATCGCCATGCTCGACGGCCGCGAGCCGGCGGCGCGCAAGGCTTGGCAATCGGTGGCGCTGGTCGCACCGGGGACGAAAGCGGCGGAGACTGCGAAAGGCTATCTCGCCCAGCTTGGCGATGCGCCTGCTCCGACCAATCCCCCGACATCTCCCAGGCCGGTGGAGGGACGATGA